The Micromonospora violae DNA segment CACGTGCGCACCGCCCGCCTGGTCGGCGTCGCCGTCGCCCGGCGGGCCGGGGTCCGGGAGGACCTGCTGGACGAGGTGCGCCTGGCCATCGGTGAGGCGTGCACGCGCGCGGTGGCCCTGCACCGGCAGTACGGCCTGGCCGATCCGGTGCTGGTGGAGATGTCCGACGGTGGTTCGTACGCCGTGCGGGTGGTGGACCGGGCGCCGATCGAGGCGGGCATCGGCCTGACCGCGCTGCCGCCGGACGAGCTGGCCAACGAGTCGCTGACCGATGAAGCGCTGACCACCGGTGTCGGCTTCGCGCTGCTCGCCGGTTTCGTCGAGGACCTTCAGGTGCGCCCGGTCGATGAGGGCATCGGCACCGAGGTGCGGATGGTGTGGCCGGTCGGCCGCTGACCAGTTCCGTTGCGTAGGCCGCGTCCCCTGCTGGGGATGCGGCCTTCTGTGCATGGATCGGGCCCTATATCAGATTCCGTTTCATAACACAGCGACGAAGATCATCGCGACACGGTGCCACCTGGGTGTGACCTCCAACACTGCGGAGGGCTACAGTACCCGGGTTGTCAGCAAGTGACCCATCGCGCAGCCAGCGGGTATGGGTGGTCATCGCTGGTCCGCTGGTGGGTTGGCGCGCGCTTGCGAGTCCGCATCCAGGCGTCGGTCAGTGCGTCTCCACTCACCGGCGCGATTGTTCGGTAACAGGAGGACACAGATGTCCGAGACCTTGGCCGCAGACGGCGGCGGGCTTTCCCTTACCGGAAGCAATGTCACCTACGTCGTCATCGCCGCGGTTGTCGCGCTGGTGGCGCTCGGTTTCGCGGCCACCCTGACAAAAACGGTGCTGGCCGCTGGTAAGGGCACCGACAAAATGCAGGAGATCTCGGGGGCGGTCCAGGAGGGCGCCTCGGCCTACCTGCTCCGTCAATTCCGCACCCTGGCGATCTTCGTCGTCGTCGCCGTGGTGCTGCTCTTCCTGCTTCCGGTGCACGACACCGACGGCAACGAGCTCGCCGTGAAGATCGGCCGCTCACTCTTCTTCGTGGTGGGCGCCCTGTTCAGCGCGTTCATCGGCGGGGCGGGCATGTGGCTGGCCACACGGGCCAACCTGCGGGTAGCCGCCGCCGCACGGGAGCGAGCCGGTGGCCGCGAGGCGGCCATGAAGATCGCCTTCCGGACCGGCGGCGTCGTCGGCTTCCTCACCGTCGGCCTCGGCCTCTTCGGTGCGGCGCTGGTCGTCCTCGTCTACCGGGGTGACGCGCCCACCGTGCTGGAGGGCTTCGGCTTCGGTGCCGCGCTGCTCGCGATGTTCATGCGGGTCGGCGGCGGCATCTTCACCAAGGCCGCCGACGTCGGCGCCGACCTGGTCGGCAAGGTCGAGCAGGGCATCCCCGAGGACGACCCGCGCAACGCCGCCACCATCGCGGACAACGTGGGCGACAACGTCGGTGACTGCGCCGGCATGGCCGCCGACCTGTTCGAGTCGTACGCGGTCACGCTGGTCGCCGCGCTGATCCTCGGCCGTGCCGCCTTCGGTCAGGAAGGCCTGGTCTTCCCGCTGATCATCTCCACCATCGGCGTGTTGATCGCGATCGTCGGCGTCTTCATCACGCGGCTGCGCGCGTCCGACCGCAACGGCCTGACCGCGATCAACCGGGCGTTCTATCTCTCGGCGGTGCTCTCCGCGGTGCTGGTGGCGATCGCCGCCTACGCCTACCTGCCGGCGACCTTCGCCGAGCTGGACGGCGGCCTCGGCTTCACCGACCGTGACCCGCGGATCGTGGCCATCGGCGCGGTGGTGATCGGCATCGTGCTGGCCGCCGCGATCCAGGCGCTGACCGGCTACTTCACCGAGACCAACCGGCGGCCGGTGCAGGACATCGGCAAGAGCTCGCAGACCGGCGCGGCGACCGTGATCCTCGCGGGTATCAGCATCGGTCTGGAGTCGGCGGTCTACTCGGCGCTGCTGATCGGCGCCGGCGTCTTCGGTGCCTTCCTCCTCGGCGGCAGCTCCATCACGCTGTCGCTGTTCGCGGTGGCGCTGGCCGGTACCGGCCTGCTCACCACGGTCGGCGTGATCGTCGCGATGGACACCTTCGGGCCGATCTCCGACAACGCCCAGGGCATCGCCGAGATGTCGGGCGACATCGACGAGCAGGGCGCCCGCACGCTGACCGAGCTGGACGCGGTCGGCAACACCACCAAGGCGATCACCAAGGGCATCGCGATCGCCACGGCGGTACTCGCGGCGACCGCGTTGTTCGGCTCGTACACCGACACGCTCAGCACGGCGTACGCCAGCGCGGGTGTGCAGGATGTCGGCTCCGAGATCCTCAACTCGCTGAACGTGGCGAACCCGCGCAACCTGGTCGGCCTGATCATCGGTGCGGCGGTGGTCTTCCTCTTCTCCGGGCTGGCCATCAACGCGGTGTCCCGTTCGGCTGGTGCCGTGGTGATGGAGGTCCGTCGGCAGTTCCGTGAACTGCCCGGCATCATGGACGGCACGCAGCGCCCGGAGTACGGCAAGGTCGTCGACATCTGCACCCGGGACGCGCAGCGCGAGTTGATGACCCCCGGCCTGCTCGCCATCATGGCGCCGATCGCGGTCGGCTTCGGCCTCGGGCCCGGCGCGCTCGCGGCGTACCTGGCCGGTGCGATCGGTGCCGGCACCCTGATGGCGGTGTTCCTGTCCAACTCCGGTGGAGCCTGGGACAACGCCAAGAAGTTGGTCGAGGACGGCGCGTACGGCGGCAAGGGCTCCGAGGCGCACTCCGCCACGGTCATCGGCGACACCGTCGGCGACCCGTTCAAGGACACCGCCGGCCCGGCGATCAACCCGCTGATCAAGGTGATGAACCTGGTCTCGCTGCTGATCGCGCCCGCCGTGGTGGCCTGGAGCGTCGGCGACGACCGCAATGTCGGCCTGCGGGTCGGCATCGCGCTGGTCGCGACGCTGGTCATCGTGGCGTCGGTGTTGTTCAGCAAGCGCAAGGGCATCGCGATGTCCGACTCGGACGCTGATGGCAACACCGGCGCGGGCAGCGCCGATCACCGTCCGGAGACGGTCAACGCCTGACCCAGGACCGACCCGGGGTCCCCGGTCGACGTACCGCGTCGACCGGGGACCCCGGCCGTCCGGCCCGGTGCCACACCTGGCCAAAGGCCGTACGCTGCAACGCATGCGTACGTGCCGGACGTCTGCCGCCGGAAAGCTCACGGTGGTCCTGGCCACGCTCGTCGTCCTGACCGGCTGCGGCGGAGGTCCCAGCCCACGGGCCTGGGCGGCCTCGGTCTGCGGCGCGCTCACCCCGTGGCGCTCCGAGATCAACAAGTTGACCAGCAGCACCGACGAGCAGATGACCGCGCAGACCACGCCGGCGCAGGCCAAGGAGAACCTGGTGCGGCTCTTTGGCGGGGCGGAGCAGGCCAGCGAGGCCGCCCGCCGCAAGGTGGAGCAGGCGGGCATCCCCGAGGCCGACAACGGCGAGGCCGTCTCCGCGGGTTTCCGCAGCTCACTGGGGAAGATGCGGGACGCCTACGGCCACGCCCGGGACACCATCGACGGCCTGAGCACCGGCGAGCCGACCGTCTTCTATGACGGCGTGCGGGCCGCGGTGGAGACCTTGAACCAGGAGTACGACGCCAGCGCGCTGGACACCAGCAAGCTCAACTCCGAGGAGTTGAAACAGGCATTCGACGAGGTGCCGGAGTGTCGCTGAGTGGGTTCGGTGACACCGGGAAGGCGCAGCCGCCCCCGGCGCTGTTCCCCGCGCCCGAGCCCGACACGCCCACTCCGGTGCGACGCCGCGGCGGCGCGCCACAGAACGAATCGCCCCAGAACGCCCCGACCCAGGGTGACCGCCAACTTGTCTTCTTCGGTGCGGACGCGGCCGAACCGACCGTCGCCGACCTCGCCGGGCTGCTCGCCGGGCCCGGCGAGGTGGTCCGGATGGGCGGGACGGCCCGGCTCTCGGTGCAGGTGGACGCTGCCTGGCGGGTGCAC contains these protein-coding regions:
- a CDS encoding ATP-binding protein; this translates as MMATVKLSFSPAPVHVRTARLVGVAVARRAGVREDLLDEVRLAIGEACTRAVALHRQYGLADPVLVEMSDGGSYAVRVVDRAPIEAGIGLTALPPDELANESLTDEALTTGVGFALLAGFVEDLQVRPVDEGIGTEVRMVWPVGR
- a CDS encoding sodium-translocating pyrophosphatase, encoding MSETLAADGGGLSLTGSNVTYVVIAAVVALVALGFAATLTKTVLAAGKGTDKMQEISGAVQEGASAYLLRQFRTLAIFVVVAVVLLFLLPVHDTDGNELAVKIGRSLFFVVGALFSAFIGGAGMWLATRANLRVAAAARERAGGREAAMKIAFRTGGVVGFLTVGLGLFGAALVVLVYRGDAPTVLEGFGFGAALLAMFMRVGGGIFTKAADVGADLVGKVEQGIPEDDPRNAATIADNVGDNVGDCAGMAADLFESYAVTLVAALILGRAAFGQEGLVFPLIISTIGVLIAIVGVFITRLRASDRNGLTAINRAFYLSAVLSAVLVAIAAYAYLPATFAELDGGLGFTDRDPRIVAIGAVVIGIVLAAAIQALTGYFTETNRRPVQDIGKSSQTGAATVILAGISIGLESAVYSALLIGAGVFGAFLLGGSSITLSLFAVALAGTGLLTTVGVIVAMDTFGPISDNAQGIAEMSGDIDEQGARTLTELDAVGNTTKAITKGIAIATAVLAATALFGSYTDTLSTAYASAGVQDVGSEILNSLNVANPRNLVGLIIGAAVVFLFSGLAINAVSRSAGAVVMEVRRQFRELPGIMDGTQRPEYGKVVDICTRDAQRELMTPGLLAIMAPIAVGFGLGPGALAAYLAGAIGAGTLMAVFLSNSGGAWDNAKKLVEDGAYGGKGSEAHSATVIGDTVGDPFKDTAGPAINPLIKVMNLVSLLIAPAVVAWSVGDDRNVGLRVGIALVATLVIVASVLFSKRKGIAMSDSDADGNTGAGSADHRPETVNA